In Oryzias melastigma strain HK-1 linkage group LG18, ASM292280v2, whole genome shotgun sequence, one DNA window encodes the following:
- the si:ch211-1o7.2 gene encoding ankyrin repeat domain-containing protein 53, with amino-acid sequence MESAITTGSRRRGGCKNRRLSRRVQGTKKRAVAAGSSEEPEKSQVLPALHAACFHGDLASVRLLVDSKEWCINSTDLQGHQPVHMALFLQGFPNNSACLRYLLEHGANVNAITDSGQTPLHLAASKGLLDCVEILVNAGADVSAKDNRGCTPLDLARVWSHRKVARYLKNCLWEANKRTEMEERKLAQALYRDLVTKAKGATSDKKGLVRDRTAEGANEKGRKNVTSRMDPSKYHTKCLFSEQICPEPKSFRRLQQQGHPQEDDSAPSKAPTAPSPWSIYMGLQPEKPPTEPDLRHSVTLFLDSSTRRLFYTTKWDSEPHPVPKLPLDVVERVLFPRAFRSRISGPECFVPQKIDELQHRRRPQRRSTSPWTEVIMHLVEVLLPGHF; translated from the exons ATGGAATCTGCCATCACAACTGGTTCAAGAAGACGTGGAGGATGTAAAAACAG GAGACTGTCCCGCAGAGTTCAGGGGACGAAGAAGCGCGCTGTCGCTGCTGGGAGCTCAGAGGAGCCGGAGAAGAGTCAG GTTTTGCCAGCTCTTCATGCAGCCTGCTTTCACGGAGACCTGGCTTCTGTTCGACTCTTAGTGGACTCCAAGGAATGGTGCATCAACAGCACTGATCTACAGGGTCACCAGCCGGTTCACATGGCTCTGTTCCTGCAGGGATTCCCCAACAACTCCGCCTGCCTCAGATACCTGCTGGAGCACGGTGCTAATGTCAATGC CATCACTGACTCAGGGCAGACCCCGCTCCACCTGGCTGCGTCTAAAGGCCTCCTGGACTGCGTGGAGATCCTCGTGAACGCCGGAGCAGATGTTTCCGCAAAGGACAACAGAGGATGTACACCTCTGGATTTGGCCCGCGTCTGGAGTCATAGAAAAGTTGCCAG GTATCTGAAAAATTGTTTGTGGGAGGCAAACAAGAGGACAGAAATGGAGGAGAGAAAGCTGGCTCAAGCTTTATATAGAGATCTTGTAACAAAGGCGAAAGGGGCTACATCCGATAAAAAG gggcttgtccgggatagGACGGCAGAAGGGGCAAACGAGAAAGGCCGGAAAAATGTCACTTCAAGGATGGATCCAAGCAAGTACCACACCAAGTGCCTCTTCTCAGAGCAGATTTGTCCTGAACCAAAATCTTTTAGGAGACTCCAGCAGCAAGGACACCCTCAGGAAGACGACAGTGCCCCCTCTAAGGCTCCGACAGCTCCCAGCCCTTGGAGCATTTACATGGGCCTGCAGCCAGAGAAACCACCCACAGAGCCAGATCTCAGACACAGTGTCACCTTGTTTCTTGACAGCAGCACCAGGCGGCTTTTCTATACTACTAAGTGGGACAGCGAGCCCCACCCCGTCCCTAAACTTCCTCTGGATGTTGTTGAGAGGGTGTTGTTCCCCAGGGCCTTCCGCTCAAGGATTTCTGGACCAGAATGCTTTGTGCCGCAGAAAATCGATGAGCTCCAGCATCGGCGGCGGCCGCAGCGGAGGAGCACCAGTCCGTGGACTGAAGTGATCATGCATCTGGTTGAAGTTCTGCTGCCGGGACACTTCTGA
- the tex261 gene encoding protein TEX261, translating into MWFIYLLSWLSLVIQISFVTLAIAAGLYYLAELIEEYTVATSRIIKYMILFSTGVLAGLYVFEGFPIIMVGVGLFTNLVYFGLLQTFPYIMLSSPNFILSCVLVVVNHYMAFQYFAQEYYPFSEVLAYFTICLWVIPFAFFVSLSAGENVLPSTVQQGDDVVSNYFTKGKRGKRSGILLVFSFLKEAVLPSRQKMF; encoded by the exons atgtggtttatttatttactcagtTGGCTTTCGTTGGTGATTCAAATATCCTTCGTCACTCTTGCAATAG CTGCTGGCCTGTACTACTTGGCCGAACTCATAGAAGAATATACTGTAGCCACAAGCCGAATAATAAAGTACATGATTCTG TTTTCCACAGGAGTGCTGGCAGGCCTCTATGTTTTTGAAGGCTTCCCCATAATAATGGTGGGAGTTGGCCTCTTCACAAATCTGGTGTATTTTGGGCTCCTGCAGACCTTCCCCTACATAATGCTGAGCTCCCCAAATTTTATCCTTTCATGTG TGTTGGTGGTGGTGAATCATTATATGGCCTTCCAGTACTTTGCACAGGAGTATTATCCATTTTCTGAG GTGCTGGCATACTTCACCATTTGCCTGTGGGTGATCCCCTTCGCCTTCTTTGTGTCACTGTCAGCAGGAGAAAATGTACTTCCATCCACTGTACAGCAAGGAG atgatGTGGTGTCCAATTATTTTACCAAGGGCAAACGGGGCAAGAGGTCTGGAATCCTTCTCGTGTTCTCCTTCCTCAAGGAGGCAGTGCTACCCAGCCGACAGAAGATGTTCTGA
- the shtn2 gene encoding shootin-1 has product MMWVQDEDNTDADGNDLLSPTSSDGEADLSSDDGGDIECEILEKQRNEAYQKLSELEEVSNQLLKEINVLEIQFQTERCCRENAEALAVKISKENKVLKRRSMMPLIGELPEILSDAENHVICDDVVDFGHEDNNEENLLLESQAKISALQASVDGLLAEKLQLEQQVEDLTTEQNHLKEQLALEIEEKEALLRKINKQNKNINKIKRVSQLVSEEFTEMSQKLELEQDLRQQAEVVAHQMLVEKTVCQGQDMVETDGKDGGMQLQLQEALQQISHINTALSDIQCYYQSQGKENMDPVEESTFLSELRNQLEMSEREKKALQAQLFEANRCVAQLKTKVRQIQETQDIEATMKELAAPPPPPPPPPPPPPPPPSTPAISFHDFLRSRRKDGVSKTAQNDPNPLLNMKAKAVDEMMERIKKGIVLRPIKKIQEEDSCWKDQKAQNRKSAILELKGMLDNMKRRDSSKRGTTRKVEDSELLLVLQRRRRVMAGNPEQLSASQDPRPGQTSIPAAGDGPWAYEFSNAPVLRRLKQNREKRDSRIRESALIISQKT; this is encoded by the exons ATGATGTGGGTGCAGGATGAGGATAACACTGATGCTG ATGGAAATGATTTGCTTTCCCCCACAAGTTCGGATGGAGAGGCCGACTTGtcctctgatgatggaggagatatTGAG TGTGAGATCTTGGAAAAGCAGAGGAATGAAGCCTATCAGAAGCTCTCTGAGCTAGAAGAAG TTTCCAACCAACTACTGAAGGAGATCAATGTCCTGGAGATCCAGTTCCAGACGGAGCGCTGCTGCAGGGAGAATGCCGAGGCTCTCGCTGTCAAA ATAAGCAAGGAGAACAAAGTCTTGAAAAGGCGGAGCATGATGCCCTTGATCGGTGAGCTGCCAGAAATCCTGTCTGATGCAGAGAATCACGTTATTTGCGATGATGTGGTTGATTTTGGACACGAGGACAACAATGAAGAGAATCTGCTGCTGGAGAGTCAAGCCAAAATCTCAG CGTTACAGGCATCAGTGGACGGTCTGCTGGCGGAGAAACTGCAACTggagcagcaggtggaggaCCTGACCACCGAGCAGAACCACCTCAAAGAGCAG CTTGCTCTGGAGATTGAGGAGAAAGAGGCTCTTCTGAGgaaaattaacaaacaaaacaagaacatcaataaaatcaaacgag TTTCCCAGCTGGTCAGCGAGGAGTTCACTGAAATGTCTCAGAAACTGGAGCTGGAGCAGGACCTCCGGCAACAGGCTGAAGTCGTTGCCCAtcag ATGCTGGTGGAGAAGACAGTGTGTCAAGGGCAAGACATGGTGGAGACGGATGGTAAAGATGGTGGCATGCAGCTTCAGCTGCAGGAAGCACTGCAGCAGATTTCCCACATCAACACAGCTCTGTCCGATATACAGTGCTACTATCAAAGCCAG GGTAAAGAGAACATGGATCCAGTGGAGGAGAGCACGTTCCTCTCTGAGCTGAGGAATCAGCTGGAGATGAGCGAGAGGGAGAAGAAAGCTCTGCAAGCTCAACTGTTTGAAGCCAATAGATGTGTAGCACAGCTGAAAACTAAAG TGAGGCAGATTCAAGAGACTCAAGACATTGAGGCTACAATGAAGGAACTCGCagcaccacctcctcctcctcctcctcctcctcctcctcctcctccacctccatccACCCCAGCCATTAG TTTCCATGATTTTCTGAGGAGCAGAAGGAAAGATGGAGTTAGCAAAACTGCACAAAACG ATCCAAATCCCTTGTTGAACATGAAGGCGAAGGCCGTGGATGAAATGATGGAGAGAATAAAGAAAGGCATCGTCCTCAGGCCCATTAAGAAAATACAG GAGGAAGACAGCTGCTGGAAG GACCAGAAAGCTCAAAACCGAAAATCTGCCATCCTGGAGTTAAAAGGAATGTTG GACAACATGAAGCGTCGAGATTCTTCCAAAAGAGGAACCACCCGGAAAGTAGAAGACTCGGAACTCCTGCTGGTCCtccagaggaggagaagagtgATGGCGGGGAATCCCGAGCAATTATCTGCATCTCAGG ACCCCCGTCCAGGACAGACGAGCATCCCAGCAGCGGGCGATGGTCCCTGGGCATACGAGTTCAGCAATGCCCCGGTGCTTCGGAGGCTGAAGCAGAACAGGGAGAAGAGAGACTCTCGCATCCGGGAATCAGCGCTGATCATCAGCCAAAAGACCTGA